Below is a window of Georgenia soli DNA.
TCCTGCAGGGCGGAGCCGAGCAGGTTCACCATGACGGAGTGCTCCGCGCTCGCCCCGGTCCCGCCGAGCGGCCAGTCCAGGACGGCGCGCAGGTGCTGCTCGAACTGGCTCGTCACGGCCCCGTCGATGGTCCAGTGCCCCGAGTTGTGAGGCCGCATGGCGAGCTCGTTGACCACGAGGCGCGAGCTGCCGTCGTCGTGGTGCACCTCGAACATCTCGACGGCGAGGACCCCGGTGACCCCGAGCCCGACGGCGATCCGCTCGCCGACCTCCCGGGCCCGGGCGGCCGTCGCCTCGTCGAGGTCAGGAGCGGGGGCGAGCACCTCGAAGCAGACGCCGTCCTGCTGCACGGTCTGGACGACCGGCCAGGACCGCACCTCGCCCGCACCGTCGGGACCGCCCGTGGGCCGGCGTGCCACGAGCACCGCGAGCTCCCGGGTGAACGGCACCTTCTCCTCCGCGAGCAGCGCGTCGCCGGGCGCCAGCGCCTCGAGCCAGTCCGCCGCCTCGACGGCGGAGCGCACGACCCGCACCCCCTTGCCGTCGTAGCCGCCCCGGGCCGTCTTGACGACGACGGGCCAGCCGGTGGCGTCACCGAAGGCGGCCAGCCCGGCCTCGGTGCGGACGGCGGCCCACGCGGGGCAGGGGGCGCCGACCTCGGTGAGCCGGGTGCGCATGACGATCTTGTCCTGGGCGTGGACCAGGGCGTCGGGGCCCGGGCGGACGGGGACGCCGTCGGCCTCGAGCTCGCGCAGGAGGTCGTTCGGGACGTGCTCGTGCTCGAACGTGAGCACCTGCGCGCCGTCGACGAGCGCACGCACGGCCGAGGCGTCCGAGGCGGCCCCCACCGGGGCGTCCGGGA
It encodes the following:
- a CDS encoding 5-(carboxyamino)imidazole ribonucleotide synthase gives rise to the protein MDAPVVAVVGGGQLARMMQQQAIALGVHLRVLVESPTVATAQVVPDAPVGAASDASAVRALVDGAQVLTFEHEHVPNDLLRELEADGVPVRPGPDALVHAQDKIVMRTRLTEVGAPCPAWAAVRTEAGLAAFGDATGWPVVVKTARGGYDGKGVRVVRSAVEAADWLEALAPGDALLAEEKVPFTRELAVLVARRPTGGPDGAGEVRSWPVVQTVQQDGVCFEVLAPAPDLDEATAARAREVGERIAVGLGVTGVLAVEMFEVHHDDGSSRLVVNELAMRPHNSGHWTIDGAVTSQFEQHLRAVLDWPLGGTGASAEHSVMVNLLGSALQDPRTAYPELMARYPEAKVHLYGKEVRPGRKLGHVTVTGPDLAEARRVAHGAVALLRGDGLEVESITEDDSDHVDR